A stretch of DNA from Leptolyngbya sp. SIO1E4:
CCTTCAGTATTGGTGGCAGCATTTTTGCGTTAATGACTGCCCAAGCTTTATTTGCCAGGATTCAGCACCCAAGCCACAAATACCTGGCCGTCGGGGTCATTAACGGCACCTTGGTGATAATAGCCGTGCTCATTTGCGTAGCCGGAACCTGGTCTCGCTACCGTCTCGTCCAGCGCTATCACCCTGTAGACCCCCGAGTGTCTTCTGAAATATCGCTCGTGCAACAGGCTAAGGAAGCCTTGCAAAATCCTGCCTTCCGTTGGGTGATGGGTCTCTATCTCTGTTCTTGGACTGCAGTACAGGTTTCAGCGGTCGTATTACCTTATTTTGTCGTGAATTGGATGGGGCTGTCAGAACGGCACTTTGTTCAAATGGCCCTGGTTGTTCAGGGGACTGCCGTGGTGACGATCGTGCTCTGGAACTGGTTAGGCCGCAAAACTGACAAACGGACGATTTACTTCCTCGGGGCTCCGCTGATTTTAATTGCCCAGTGGGGATTGTTTAATCTGCAGCCAGGGCAGAATCATCTCCTATTTAGCCTGGCCGCGATCGCAGGCGTTGGCACTGCCACCGTGTATCTGGTGCCTTGGTCAATGCTGCCCGATGTAGTGGATTTTGATGAAGCTCGCACCGGTCTACGCCGTGAAGGTATCTTTTATGGCTTTGCCGTGTTCATTCAAAAAATTGGTATTGCGATCGCCATTTTCTTGACCAGCCGCATTCTGGAGTGGTCAGGGTATCTGGCCTCAACCGGGTTAGATAGCGGAACACCCCAACCCGATACTGCCCTCTGGATGATCCGGCTAATTATGGGGCCAATTCCTGCAGTTCTGATTCTTGGAGGTCTGGTTTGCGCAGCCTTTTATCCCATTAGTCGAAGCGTACATCGCCAAATTTTGAAACAGTGCGATCGTCAGCCCCCTAGGGTTTAGATACCAGGTCAGATCAGGGAGGGGTAAGGAACGCTTTAAGACATCAACTTCCC
This window harbors:
- a CDS encoding MFS transporter; this encodes MISPPGESNAHLQEQLSPKTCLAYGIGEISAALPTSMSAFFTLFFFTDVAGLGPTLAGAAILSGKVWDAFSDPLVGWLSDRTRSPLGRRYPWMLGGMFPLAIACMLQWIVPPTNNQWLLFTYYSGVSFIAFTSLTAVMLPFSALAAELTRSYNERINLISFKSAFSIGGSIFALMTAQALFARIQHPSHKYLAVGVINGTLVIIAVLICVAGTWSRYRLVQRYHPVDPRVSSEISLVQQAKEALQNPAFRWVMGLYLCSWTAVQVSAVVLPYFVVNWMGLSERHFVQMALVVQGTAVVTIVLWNWLGRKTDKRTIYFLGAPLILIAQWGLFNLQPGQNHLLFSLAAIAGVGTATVYLVPWSMLPDVVDFDEARTGLRREGIFYGFAVFIQKIGIAIAIFLTSRILEWSGYLASTGLDSGTPQPDTALWMIRLIMGPIPAVLILGGLVCAAFYPISRSVHRQILKQCDRQPPRV